One Streptomyces sp. R28 DNA window includes the following coding sequences:
- a CDS encoding DUF3068 domain-containing protein, with amino-acid sequence MRRKAGLILLALAVFFAALSPLVRWYAFPRLAKIPAGQYQDMVLEAKDATLLDYGTMKARKVSEVTIVQTLKGNVEASEKIEKTAGKDVVVWDGLSYVVGPDGKVVSKIPERYIFDAHTQEPVHATGEMVDGDPVKRAGIEFKWPFLTEKRDYEYFDAQARVTAPIHYKGTQDFRGVEVYYFEQTIPWTKVRFPRTMPVEGITPESVAKTGTTRWYTTVRKFWVEPLTGAPVYGEEIHQEELRGGTLLGGREKVTAFAGHVKMREDYIDHTVDLVKSNRTLVLLMTSYLPWGFLALGLLLLSLALSLEARGRRPGDPEPTKDTEPEPVTA; translated from the coding sequence ATGCGCCGCAAGGCCGGCCTGATCCTGCTCGCCCTCGCCGTGTTCTTCGCGGCGCTGTCCCCGCTGGTGCGCTGGTACGCCTTCCCGCGCCTGGCCAAGATCCCGGCCGGCCAGTACCAGGACATGGTCCTGGAGGCGAAGGACGCGACCCTCCTCGACTACGGCACGATGAAGGCCCGCAAGGTCTCCGAGGTCACCATCGTGCAGACGCTGAAGGGCAACGTCGAAGCCTCGGAGAAGATCGAGAAGACGGCCGGCAAGGACGTCGTCGTCTGGGACGGCCTGTCCTATGTCGTCGGCCCCGACGGCAAGGTGGTCTCCAAGATCCCCGAGCGTTACATCTTCGACGCCCACACCCAGGAGCCCGTGCACGCCACCGGCGAGATGGTCGACGGCGACCCGGTGAAGCGGGCGGGCATCGAGTTCAAGTGGCCCTTCCTGACGGAGAAACGGGACTACGAGTACTTCGACGCACAGGCGCGGGTGACGGCCCCCATCCACTACAAGGGCACCCAGGACTTCCGTGGCGTCGAGGTCTACTACTTCGAGCAGACCATCCCGTGGACCAAGGTGAGGTTCCCCAGGACCATGCCGGTCGAGGGCATCACCCCGGAGTCGGTGGCCAAGACCGGCACGACCCGCTGGTACACCACGGTCCGCAAGTTCTGGGTCGAACCCCTCACCGGCGCACCCGTCTACGGCGAGGAGATCCACCAGGAGGAACTGCGCGGCGGCACCCTGCTCGGCGGCCGCGAGAAGGTGACGGCGTTCGCGGGCCACGTGAAGATGCGCGAGGACTACATCGACCACACGGTGGACCTGGTCAAGTCCAACCGCACGCTGGTCCTGCTGATGACGTCGTATCTCCCCTGGGGCTTCCTGGCCCTGGGACTGCTCCTGCTGTCGCTGGCCCTCTCCCTGGAGGCGCGCGGCCGCCGCCCCGGCGACCCGGAACCGACGAAGGACACCGAGCCCGAACCGGTCACCGCCTGA
- a CDS encoding SPW_0924 family protein, which produces MRALIAAATGLAVALALVLAITAMGAPTGETSPKPLLTTVPAHP; this is translated from the coding sequence ATGCGCGCCCTGATCGCCGCCGCGACCGGTCTCGCCGTCGCGCTCGCCCTGGTCCTCGCCATCACGGCCATGGGCGCACCGACCGGCGAGACGTCGCCGAAGCCGTTGCTGACGACGGTGCCCGCACACCCGTGA
- a CDS encoding lytic transglycosylase domain-containing protein has protein sequence MAAQFGRLRKGAVNTTVAAVVVAALAASQAPGVMTDDAGRKVTTKTQPSADAPDEDSATGNSPYYTDLPPLNSPNPSPTPSTPVTPGASEAGIPATVLDAYKKAATALQESKPGCNLPWQLLAAIGKVESGQARGGRVDANGTTITPILGPQLNGNGFASISDTDDGAYDGDASYDRAVGPMQFIPSTWEWAGRDGNADGKKDPNNVYDAALAAGHYLCRFGWDLSTQADLSSAILSYNNSQDYLNLVLRWLEYYRKGTHEIPDGTGTLPSDRSDDNAGASPSPSPTPPRTPTTPNTPAKPGGDGGSTSPKPTPPSTTPPSTTPPTPTDTVDHLADAGTAKLTAMAGDAFTEKVSARAETEAGKGVAKVRIRFTIIGATDATFAGGEKYAATVTNSAGEAVAPALQAGDDTGEFVVRATLVGRTIPGLDYTATVTERAADTLTRTSDTALTCTPGGEFADQVEVKATYKGAVADKVAATATLVKSADDPTENDKGPYFKDADGKTVRTLTGLTTDAHGLLKLPKLYADDTTGTFLLRINTAGGATLTVELKVAAPAETTPTPTPSESESGSPSASPTA, from the coding sequence ATGGCGGCGCAATTCGGCAGGCTGCGCAAGGGGGCGGTGAACACCACGGTGGCCGCGGTCGTGGTCGCGGCACTGGCCGCGTCCCAGGCTCCGGGAGTCATGACCGACGACGCCGGCAGAAAGGTCACCACCAAAACCCAGCCCTCGGCGGACGCGCCCGACGAGGACAGCGCGACCGGCAACTCGCCGTACTACACGGACCTGCCGCCGCTCAACAGCCCCAACCCCTCGCCCACGCCCAGCACCCCCGTCACCCCGGGCGCCTCCGAGGCCGGCATACCCGCGACCGTCCTCGACGCGTACAAGAAGGCCGCGACCGCGCTCCAGGAGTCCAAGCCCGGCTGCAACCTCCCATGGCAACTTCTCGCCGCCATCGGCAAGGTCGAGTCCGGCCAGGCCCGCGGCGGCCGTGTCGACGCGAACGGCACCACGATCACCCCGATCCTCGGCCCGCAGCTCAACGGCAACGGCTTCGCCAGCATCAGCGACACCGACGACGGCGCCTACGACGGGGACGCCTCGTACGACCGCGCTGTCGGCCCCATGCAGTTCATCCCCTCCACCTGGGAGTGGGCCGGCCGCGACGGCAACGCGGACGGCAAGAAGGACCCCAACAACGTCTACGACGCCGCGCTCGCCGCCGGCCACTACCTGTGCCGCTTCGGCTGGGACCTGTCCACCCAGGCCGACCTCAGCAGCGCGATCCTCAGCTACAACAACTCGCAGGACTACCTGAACCTGGTCCTGAGGTGGCTGGAGTACTACCGCAAGGGCACCCACGAGATCCCGGACGGCACCGGCACTCTCCCGTCCGACCGCAGCGACGACAACGCCGGGGCCAGTCCCTCGCCGTCGCCCACGCCGCCCAGGACGCCGACGACGCCCAACACCCCCGCCAAGCCCGGCGGCGACGGCGGCTCCACGAGCCCGAAGCCGACCCCGCCGAGCACCACCCCGCCCAGCACGACGCCTCCCACCCCCACCGACACGGTGGACCACCTGGCGGACGCGGGCACCGCGAAGCTCACCGCGATGGCGGGCGACGCCTTCACCGAGAAGGTCAGCGCCCGCGCCGAGACCGAGGCCGGCAAGGGCGTCGCCAAGGTCCGGATCCGCTTCACGATCATCGGCGCGACCGACGCCACCTTCGCCGGCGGCGAGAAGTACGCGGCCACTGTCACCAACAGCGCCGGTGAGGCGGTCGCGCCGGCACTGCAGGCGGGCGACGACACGGGCGAGTTCGTCGTCCGCGCCACCCTCGTCGGCCGTACGATCCCCGGCCTCGACTACACGGCCACCGTCACCGAGCGCGCCGCCGACACCCTGACCCGCACCAGCGACACCGCGCTGACCTGCACCCCGGGCGGCGAGTTCGCCGACCAGGTCGAGGTGAAGGCGACCTACAAGGGTGCCGTGGCGGACAAGGTCGCGGCCACCGCCACGCTCGTCAAGTCGGCGGACGACCCCACCGAGAACGACAAGGGCCCCTACTTCAAGGACGCCGACGGCAAGACCGTCCGCACCCTGACCGGCCTGACGACGGACGCGCACGGTCTGCTCAAGCTGCCGAAGCTGTACGCCGACGACACCACGGGCACGTTCCTGCTCCGCATCAACACCGCGGGCGGCGCGACCCTGACCGTCGAACTCAAGGTGGCGGCCCCGGCCGAGACGACGCCCACCCCGACCCCCTCGGAGTCGGAGTCCGGATCCCCGTCGGCGAGCCCGACCGCGTAG
- a CDS encoding DUF4184 family protein, which yields MPFTLSHAAAVLPVVRTDGTGRAALVPAVMVAGSFSPDMTYYAASVLSGAMEFGDVTHSFAGVFTIDVVIAWALVGLWLLLREPLVALLPVRRQARVATLLRCGAPRARGRPSLAVRWYVSAVFGALTHVVWDAFTHLDRWGMRLFPVLGEEIAGSPLYWYLQYSGSAVAAVVIAAFVFVALRRTLAAAPVGVAVLSVRDRWLAGAVIGGIATVAAVQRASHWWAYWGSTAKYWELIPTVCFGAGAGLVVGLLLYAVGVRVWRPVPVPGPGSAGAGEAGKEPSRPVAR from the coding sequence TTGCCGTTCACGCTGAGCCATGCGGCGGCCGTACTGCCCGTCGTACGCACCGACGGAACCGGCCGCGCCGCGCTCGTACCAGCCGTGATGGTGGCGGGTTCCTTCTCGCCCGACATGACCTATTACGCGGCGAGTGTCCTGTCGGGGGCAATGGAGTTCGGTGATGTCACGCACTCGTTCGCGGGCGTGTTCACCATCGACGTGGTGATCGCCTGGGCGCTGGTGGGCCTGTGGCTGCTGCTGCGCGAACCGCTGGTGGCGCTGCTGCCGGTGCGGCGACAGGCGCGGGTGGCCACGCTGTTGCGCTGCGGGGCGCCACGCGCGCGTGGACGGCCGTCGCTGGCGGTGCGCTGGTACGTCTCGGCCGTGTTCGGTGCGCTGACGCATGTCGTGTGGGACGCGTTCACGCATCTCGACCGGTGGGGGATGCGGCTGTTTCCCGTGCTGGGCGAGGAGATCGCGGGCTCGCCGCTGTACTGGTATCTGCAGTACAGCGGTTCGGCGGTCGCCGCGGTCGTCATCGCCGCGTTCGTGTTCGTGGCGCTACGGCGGACGCTCGCGGCCGCGCCGGTCGGGGTTGCTGTGCTTTCGGTACGGGACCGGTGGTTGGCCGGGGCGGTGATCGGCGGGATCGCCACGGTGGCGGCGGTGCAGCGGGCGTCGCACTGGTGGGCTTACTGGGGGTCGACCGCCAAGTACTGGGAGCTGATTCCCACGGTGTGCTTCGGGGCGGGCGCGGGGCTCGTCGTGGGGCTGCTGCTGTACGCCGTGGGCGTCAGGGTGTGGCGTCCGGTCCCGGTCCCGGGCCCTGGCAGTGCGGGTGCGGGTGAGGCCGGTAAGGAGCCGAGCCGGCCGGTGGCTCGGTGA
- the polA gene encoding DNA polymerase I, with protein MAETASKQTETNPGGSRPRLMLMDGHSLAYRAFFALPAENFTTATGQPTNAIYGFASMLANTLRDEAPTHFAVAFDVSRKTWRSAEFTEYKANRSKTPDEFKGQVELIGELLDAMHVSRFAVDGFEADDVIATLATQAEANGFEVLIVTGDRDSFQLVSEHTTVLYPTKGVSELTRFTPEKVFEKYGLTPAQYPDFAALRGDPSDNLPGIPGVGEKTAAKWINQFGSFAELVERVEEVKGKAGQNLRDHLEAVKLNRRLTELERNVELSKTVTDVARVPYDRKAVAMILDTLEIRNPSLRERLFGVDPGAEEVETTPIATDGVELDGSVLGTGELAPWLAERGGEPLGVATVDTWALGTGSVAEVALAAGDGAAGWFDPSQLDEADEKAFAAWLSDADKPKVFHNAKGAMRVFAEHGWSIAGVRMDTALAAYLVKPGRRSFDLDALSLEYLHRELAPAAAADGQLAFGTDDGAEAEALMIQARAVLDLGEAFESRLQEVGAAELLRDMELPTSDLLARMERHGIAADRAHLEAMEQMFAGAVQQAVKEAHAAAGHEFNLGSPKQLQEVLFGELALPKTKKTKTGYTTDADALAWLATQTDNELPVIMLRHREQAKLRVTVEGLIKTIATDGRIHTTFNQTVAATGRLSSTDPNLQNIPVRTDEGRAIRRGFVVGEGFESLMTADYSQIELRVMAHLSEDAGLIEAFTSGEDLHTTAASQVFAVEAAAVDAEMRRKIKAMSYGLAYGLSAFGLSQQLNIDAGEARALMDAYFERFGGVRDYLRRAVDEARATGYTATLFGRRRYLPDLNSDNRQRREAAERMALNAPIQGTAADIVKIAMLNVDRALREANLTSRMLLQVHDEIVLEIAPGEREAAEELVRREMSDAVHLSVPLGVSVGAGPDWESAAH; from the coding sequence GTGGCAGAGACAGCATCGAAGCAGACCGAGACCAACCCCGGCGGCAGCCGGCCCCGCCTGATGCTCATGGACGGGCACTCGCTGGCCTATCGTGCGTTCTTCGCGCTGCCCGCGGAGAACTTCACGACCGCGACAGGCCAGCCGACGAACGCGATCTACGGCTTCGCGTCGATGCTGGCCAACACCCTGCGCGATGAGGCGCCCACCCACTTCGCCGTGGCCTTCGACGTGTCCCGCAAGACATGGCGCTCCGCGGAGTTCACGGAGTACAAGGCGAACCGCTCCAAGACCCCGGACGAGTTCAAGGGCCAGGTCGAGCTGATCGGCGAGCTGCTCGACGCGATGCACGTCTCGCGGTTCGCGGTCGACGGCTTCGAGGCCGACGACGTGATCGCCACCCTCGCCACCCAGGCCGAGGCCAACGGCTTCGAGGTGCTGATCGTCACCGGCGACCGGGACTCCTTCCAGCTGGTCAGCGAGCACACGACGGTGCTGTATCCGACGAAGGGCGTCTCCGAGCTGACCCGCTTCACCCCGGAGAAGGTCTTCGAGAAGTACGGGTTGACGCCCGCCCAGTACCCCGACTTCGCGGCCCTGCGCGGCGACCCGTCCGACAACCTGCCGGGCATCCCGGGCGTCGGCGAGAAGACGGCGGCGAAGTGGATCAACCAGTTCGGCTCGTTCGCCGAGCTGGTCGAGCGCGTCGAGGAGGTCAAGGGCAAGGCCGGTCAGAACCTCCGCGACCACCTGGAGGCGGTCAAGCTCAACCGCCGGCTGACCGAGCTGGAGCGCAACGTCGAGCTGTCCAAGACCGTCACCGACGTCGCCCGCGTGCCGTACGACCGCAAGGCCGTCGCGATGATCCTGGACACCCTGGAGATCCGTAACCCGTCCCTGCGCGAGCGGCTCTTCGGCGTAGACCCCGGAGCCGAGGAGGTCGAGACCACGCCGATCGCGACCGACGGCGTGGAGCTGGACGGCTCCGTGCTCGGCACCGGCGAGCTGGCGCCCTGGCTGGCCGAGCGCGGCGGCGAGCCCCTCGGCGTGGCCACCGTCGACACCTGGGCGCTGGGCACCGGCTCGGTCGCCGAGGTCGCGCTCGCGGCGGGCGACGGCGCGGCCGGCTGGTTCGACCCGTCGCAGCTGGATGAGGCCGACGAGAAGGCGTTCGCGGCCTGGCTGTCCGACGCCGACAAGCCGAAGGTCTTCCACAACGCCAAGGGCGCGATGCGGGTCTTCGCCGAGCACGGCTGGAGCATCGCCGGCGTACGCATGGACACCGCGCTCGCCGCCTACCTGGTCAAGCCGGGCCGCCGCTCCTTCGACCTGGACGCGCTGTCCCTGGAGTACCTCCACCGCGAGCTGGCCCCCGCCGCCGCGGCCGACGGCCAGCTGGCCTTCGGCACGGACGACGGTGCCGAGGCCGAGGCCCTGATGATCCAGGCCCGCGCGGTCCTCGACCTGGGCGAGGCCTTCGAGAGCCGCCTGCAGGAGGTCGGCGCCGCGGAACTCCTGCGCGACATGGAGCTGCCGACCTCAGACCTGCTGGCCCGCATGGAGCGGCACGGCATCGCGGCCGACCGGGCCCACCTGGAGGCCATGGAGCAGATGTTCGCGGGCGCCGTGCAGCAGGCCGTGAAGGAGGCGCACGCGGCGGCCGGGCACGAGTTCAACCTGGGCTCGCCCAAGCAGCTCCAGGAGGTCCTCTTCGGCGAACTCGCCCTGCCCAAGACGAAGAAGACGAAGACCGGCTACACCACGGACGCCGACGCCCTGGCGTGGCTGGCGACCCAGACCGACAACGAACTGCCGGTCATCATGCTCCGCCACCGAGAGCAGGCGAAGCTGCGCGTCACCGTCGAGGGCCTGATCAAGACGATCGCGACGGACGGCCGTATCCACACGACCTTCAACCAGACGGTCGCGGCGACCGGCCGCCTCTCCTCCACCGACCCGAACCTGCAGAACATCCCGGTCCGCACGGACGAGGGCCGGGCGATCCGCCGGGGCTTCGTGGTCGGTGAGGGCTTCGAGTCCCTGATGACCGCGGACTACAGCCAGATCGAACTGCGCGTGATGGCCCACCTGTCCGAGGACGCGGGCCTGATCGAGGCGTTCACCTCGGGCGAGGACCTGCACACCACGGCCGCCTCACAGGTGTTCGCGGTGGAAGCGGCCGCGGTGGACGCGGAGATGCGCCGCAAGATCAAGGCGATGTCCTACGGCCTGGCCTACGGGCTGTCGGCCTTCGGCCTCTCCCAGCAGCTGAACATCGACGCGGGCGAGGCCCGCGCCCTGATGGACGCCTACTTCGAGCGCTTCGGCGGCGTACGGGACTACCTGCGCCGCGCGGTCGACGAGGCCCGGGCGACGGGCTACACGGCGACGCTCTTCGGCCGCCGCCGCTACCTCCCCGACCTCAACAGCGACAACCGCCAGCGCCGCGAGGCGGCCGAGCGCATGGCCCTCAACGCCCCCATCCAGGGCACGGCGGCGGATATCGTCAAGATCGCCATGCTCAACGTGGACCGCGCCCTGCGCGAGGCGAACCTCACCTCCCGCATGCTCCTCCAGGTCCACGACGAAATCGTCCTGGAAATCGCCCCCGGCGAACGCGAGGCCGCGGAAGAACTGGTCCGCCGGGAGATGTCCGACGCCGTCCACCTCAGCGTCCCCCTGGGCGTCTCGGTAGGCGCGGGCCCGGACTGGGAGTCAGCAGCCCACTAG
- a CDS encoding FdhF/YdeP family oxidoreductase, which translates to MATKPPKGDPVQDAPQVAEPKHAAAGLPAIGHTLRIAQQQMGVKRTALTLLRVNQKDGFDCPGCAWPEPDHRHKAEFCENGAKAVAEEATLRRVTPEFFAAHSVADLATRSGYWLGQQGRLTHPMFLPEGGTHYEPVTWERAFDIIGEEITALGSPDEAVFYTSGRTSNEAAFLYQLFARELGTNNLPDCSNMCHESSGSALNETIGIGKGSVLLEDLYKADLIIVAGQNPGTNHPRMLSALEKAKENGAKIVSVNPLPEAGLERFKNPQTPQGMLKGAALTDLFLQIRIGGDQALFRLLNKLILETQGAVDEEFVREHTHGYEEFAAAARTADWDETLTATGLTRADIDKVMAMVLASQRTIVCWAMGLTQHKHSVPTIREVVNFLLLRGNIGRPGAGVCPVRGHSNVQGDRTMGIFERPAPAFLDALEKEFGFAPPREHGYDVVRAIRALRDGEAKVFFAMGGNFVAATPDTDVTEAAMRRARLTVHVSTKLNRSHAVTGARALILPTLGRTERDLQGSGEQFVTVEDSMGMVHASRGRLEPASAQLLSEPAIVCRLARRVLGEDSRVPWEEFEKDYATIRDRIARVIPGFEDFNARVARPGGFTLPHAPRDERRFPTATGKANFTAAPVEYPKLPEGRLLLQTLRSHDQYNTTIYGLDDRYRGIKNGRRVVMINPEDARQLNIADGSYVDLVGEWKDGVERRAPGFRVVHYPTARGCAAAYYPETNVLVPLDATADTSNTPASKSVVVRLEQSATD; encoded by the coding sequence ATGGCCACCAAGCCGCCCAAGGGTGATCCGGTTCAGGACGCGCCGCAGGTCGCGGAGCCGAAGCACGCGGCGGCGGGGCTGCCTGCCATCGGGCACACCCTGCGCATCGCACAGCAGCAGATGGGCGTGAAGCGCACCGCGCTGACGTTGCTGCGGGTCAATCAGAAGGACGGGTTCGACTGCCCGGGGTGTGCGTGGCCGGAGCCGGATCACCGGCACAAGGCGGAGTTCTGTGAGAACGGTGCGAAGGCGGTGGCCGAGGAGGCGACCCTGCGCCGGGTCACCCCGGAGTTCTTCGCCGCGCACTCCGTCGCCGATCTCGCGACCAGGAGTGGTTACTGGCTGGGGCAGCAGGGGCGGCTGACGCATCCCATGTTCCTCCCCGAAGGGGGCACGCACTACGAGCCGGTGACCTGGGAGCGCGCCTTCGACATCATCGGCGAGGAGATCACCGCCCTCGGCTCCCCCGACGAGGCCGTCTTCTACACCTCCGGGCGCACCAGCAACGAGGCCGCGTTCCTGTACCAGCTCTTCGCCCGCGAGCTCGGCACGAACAACCTGCCGGACTGCTCCAACATGTGTCACGAGTCGTCCGGGTCGGCGCTGAACGAGACCATCGGCATCGGCAAGGGCAGCGTCCTGCTGGAGGACCTCTACAAGGCCGACCTGATCATCGTCGCCGGGCAGAACCCGGGGACGAACCACCCGCGCATGCTCTCCGCCCTGGAGAAGGCCAAGGAGAACGGCGCGAAGATCGTCAGCGTCAATCCGCTGCCCGAGGCCGGTCTGGAGCGGTTCAAGAACCCGCAGACCCCCCAGGGCATGCTCAAGGGCGCCGCCCTCACCGACCTGTTCCTGCAGATCCGCATCGGGGGCGACCAGGCCCTCTTCCGCCTCCTCAACAAGCTGATCCTGGAGACCCAGGGCGCCGTCGACGAGGAGTTCGTCCGCGAGCACACCCACGGCTACGAGGAGTTCGCCGCGGCCGCCCGCACCGCCGACTGGGACGAGACGCTGACGGCGACCGGCCTCACCCGCGCGGACATCGACAAGGTCATGGCCATGGTCCTCGCCTCACAGCGCACCATCGTGTGCTGGGCCATGGGCCTCACCCAGCACAAGCACTCCGTGCCGACCATCCGCGAGGTCGTCAACTTCCTTCTGCTGCGCGGCAACATCGGCCGCCCGGGCGCGGGCGTGTGCCCGGTGCGCGGTCACTCCAACGTGCAGGGCGACCGCACGATGGGCATCTTCGAGCGGCCCGCCCCGGCCTTCCTCGACGCCCTGGAGAAGGAGTTCGGCTTCGCGCCGCCGCGCGAGCACGGCTACGACGTCGTACGGGCCATCCGCGCGCTGCGCGACGGCGAGGCGAAGGTCTTCTTCGCGATGGGCGGCAACTTCGTGGCCGCCACACCCGACACGGACGTCACCGAGGCGGCGATGCGGCGCGCCCGGCTGACCGTGCACGTGTCGACGAAGCTCAACCGCAGCCATGCCGTCACGGGCGCGCGTGCGCTGATCCTGCCGACGCTGGGCCGCACCGAGCGCGACCTCCAGGGCAGCGGCGAGCAGTTCGTGACGGTCGAGGACTCCATGGGCATGGTGCACGCCTCCCGTGGCCGTCTGGAGCCCGCGAGCGCGCAGCTGCTCTCCGAGCCTGCCATCGTGTGCCGGCTCGCCCGCCGGGTCCTGGGTGAGGACAGCAGGGTCCCCTGGGAGGAGTTCGAGAAGGACTACGCGACGATCCGGGACCGTATCGCGCGCGTCATCCCCGGCTTCGAGGACTTCAACGCGCGCGTGGCCCGCCCCGGCGGCTTCACGCTCCCCCACGCCCCGCGCGACGAGCGCCGCTTCCCGACGGCGACGGGCAAGGCCAACTTCACGGCGGCTCCGGTCGAGTACCCGAAGCTGCCGGAGGGGCGGCTGCTGCTGCAGACCCTGCGGTCGCACGACCAGTACAACACCACGATCTACGGCCTGGACGACCGCTACCGGGGCATCAAGAACGGCCGCCGGGTCGTCATGATCAACCCCGAGGACGCCCGGCAGCTGAACATCGCCGACGGCTCGTACGTCGACCTGGTCGGCGAATGGAAGGACGGGGTCGAGCGGCGGGCGCCCGGCTTCCGGGTGGTGCACTATCCGACGGCCCGGGGCTGCGCGGCCGCCTACTACCCGGAGACCAACGTGCTCGTGCCGCTGGACGCCACCGCGGACACAAGCAACACCCCGGCCAGCAAGTCCGTCGTCGTACGTCTGGAACAATCGGCCACCGACTGA
- a CDS encoding hotdog fold thioesterase produces the protein MGEQQHVTFPQEVIDEYAALGVDLPALFSAGHLGTRMGVEIVEASAERVVGTMPVEGNTQPYGLLHGGASAVLAETLGSVGSMLHAGSTKIAVGVDLNCTHHRGVRSGLVTGVATPLHRGRSTATYEIVISDEAGRRVCSARLTCLLRDVNPGDGEHVRAAR, from the coding sequence ATGGGCGAGCAGCAGCACGTGACGTTCCCGCAGGAGGTCATCGACGAGTACGCCGCGCTCGGCGTCGACCTGCCGGCCCTGTTCTCCGCCGGGCACCTCGGCACGCGCATGGGCGTCGAGATCGTGGAGGCGTCCGCCGAGCGGGTCGTCGGGACCATGCCGGTGGAGGGGAACACCCAGCCGTACGGGCTGCTGCACGGCGGCGCCTCCGCGGTGCTCGCCGAGACGCTCGGGTCGGTGGGGTCGATGCTGCACGCCGGCAGCACCAAGATCGCGGTCGGCGTCGACCTCAACTGCACCCACCACCGCGGGGTCCGCTCCGGCCTCGTCACCGGCGTGGCCACGCCCCTGCACCGGGGCCGCTCGACGGCGACGTACGAGATCGTGATCAGCGACGAGGCGGGTCGGCGCGTGTGCAGCGCGCGGCTGACCTGCCTGCTGCGGGACGTGAACCCGGGCGACGGGGAGCACGTCCGGGCGGCGCGGTGA
- a CDS encoding branched-chain amino acid ABC transporter substrate-binding protein, producing the protein MIAITAALAAGSLTLTACGSRDEGGNSSNGDKTTVVIGVDAPLTGDLSALGLGIKNSADLAAKTANKKEYVKGVEFKIEALDDQAQPSVGQQNAQKFISDKDVLGVVGPLNSSVSQQMQKPLNDAGLTQVSPANTGTELTQGDGWKTGDSVRQFKTFFRTATTDEIQGAFAADYLYNQAKLKKVYLIDDQKTYGAGLAASFKANFTKFGGKIVGSDHINPDDRDFNAVVAKIKKTGAEALYYGGEYPAAGPLSQQLKDSGQNIPLMGGDGIYSGEFPKLNKKAEGDLATSVGKPVEQLDSAKTFIKDYEAAGYEDAYEAYGGLTYDATWAIIEAVKLAVEGNDGKVPSDGRKAVLDGMAKVKFDGVTGTISFDEFGDTTNHTMTAYKVKSNAWAPVFSGEPKLG; encoded by the coding sequence ATCATCGCTATAACCGCCGCGCTCGCGGCGGGATCGCTGACACTCACGGCTTGTGGGTCGCGTGACGAGGGCGGCAACAGCAGCAACGGCGACAAGACCACTGTGGTGATCGGGGTCGACGCCCCGCTGACCGGCGACCTGTCGGCCCTCGGCCTCGGCATCAAGAACTCCGCCGACCTGGCCGCCAAGACGGCCAACAAGAAGGAGTACGTCAAGGGCGTCGAGTTCAAGATCGAGGCCCTCGACGACCAGGCCCAGCCCTCCGTCGGCCAGCAGAACGCCCAGAAGTTCATCAGCGACAAGGACGTCCTCGGCGTCGTCGGCCCGCTGAACTCCAGCGTCTCGCAGCAGATGCAGAAGCCGCTCAACGACGCCGGCCTGACCCAGGTCTCCCCGGCCAACACCGGAACCGAGCTGACCCAGGGCGACGGCTGGAAGACCGGCGACTCGGTCCGCCAGTTCAAGACGTTCTTCCGCACCGCCACCACGGACGAGATCCAGGGTGCCTTCGCCGCCGACTACCTGTACAACCAGGCGAAGCTCAAGAAGGTCTACCTGATCGACGACCAGAAGACCTACGGCGCCGGTCTCGCCGCCTCCTTCAAGGCGAACTTCACCAAGTTCGGTGGCAAGATCGTCGGCAGCGACCACATCAACCCCGACGACCGTGACTTCAACGCAGTCGTCGCCAAGATCAAGAAGACCGGCGCCGAGGCCCTGTACTACGGCGGCGAGTACCCGGCCGCCGGCCCGCTGAGCCAGCAACTCAAGGACAGCGGCCAGAACATCCCGCTCATGGGCGGCGACGGCATCTACTCCGGCGAGTTCCCGAAGCTGAACAAGAAGGCCGAGGGTGACCTCGCGACCTCCGTGGGCAAGCCGGTCGAGCAGCTCGACTCCGCCAAGACCTTCATCAAGGACTACGAGGCGGCGGGCTACGAGGACGCCTACGAGGCCTACGGCGGCCTCACCTACGACGCCACCTGGGCCATCATCGAGGCCGTCAAGCTGGCGGTCGAGGGCAACGACGGCAAGGTCCCGTCCGACGGCCGCAAGGCAGTCCTGGACGGCATGGCGAAGGTCAAGTTCGACGGCGTCACCGGCACCATCTCCTTCGACGAGTTCGGTGACACGACGAACCACACCATGACCGCCTACAAGGTCAAGAGCAACGCCTGGGCCCCCGTGTTCAGCGGCGAACCCAAGCTGGGCTGA